The Streptomyces sp. NBC_01255 genome window below encodes:
- a CDS encoding NAD(P)-dependent oxidoreductase — translation MADADAVISALGPSLSRSATGTPLTEGTRNIIAAMQAEHVSRFIGLATPSLADPQDKPHWKHKVLPVMAKLMFPNALAELTRMTAAVTHSGLDYTIARITNPTDKPATGRTRSGFLGHDTIGSAMTRADIAAFLISQLTDTRYRRAMPAISN, via the coding sequence GTGGCCGACGCAGACGCGGTGATCAGTGCCCTCGGCCCCTCCCTGAGCCGCTCCGCCACCGGCACCCCCCTGACCGAGGGCACCCGCAACATCATCGCGGCGATGCAGGCGGAGCACGTGAGCCGCTTCATCGGGCTGGCCACCCCCTCACTGGCCGACCCGCAGGACAAGCCTCACTGGAAGCACAAGGTGCTGCCCGTCATGGCCAAGCTGATGTTCCCGAACGCGCTCGCCGAACTGACCCGCATGACCGCGGCCGTCACCCACTCCGGCCTCGACTACACCATCGCCCGCATCACCAACCCCACGGACAAGCCCGCCACAGGGCGCACCCGCTCCGGGTTCCTCGGCCACGACACCATCGGCTCCGCGATGACCCGCGCGGACATCGCCGCCTTCCTGATCTCCCAGCTCACCGACACCCGCTACCGGCGCGCCATGCCGGCCATCAGCAACTGA
- a CDS encoding NADP-dependent oxidoreductase, with the protein MRALSLDTVPATPVVTDVDTPRLAAGELLVKVAASSVNGFDAATAAGYLQGMMEHRFPLVIGKDFAGTVEALGEGVDGFAVGDTVFGVVMKPFLGTGSLAQYVAVSAAYGVAHVPEGLSVQDAGALGLAGTAALDSVNAVGLGKDETVLVSGATGGVGALAVQIAAARGARVIATARPGAEADFVTALTDAEVQVVDFTGDLDAQVRAIAPNGLDAVLHLAGDGALLAGLLRPGGRIASTLGFGPDAVEGQGVTAHAVMADANVQTLTALAADAATGALRVPVTATFPLEQAADAFAAFGSGALGKLAVTCS; encoded by the coding sequence ATGCGAGCTCTGTCCCTGGACACCGTCCCCGCCACCCCGGTCGTGACGGACGTCGACACCCCGCGACTGGCGGCCGGTGAGCTGCTGGTCAAGGTGGCCGCCTCGTCGGTCAACGGCTTCGATGCCGCCACGGCGGCCGGCTACCTGCAGGGGATGATGGAGCACCGCTTCCCCCTCGTGATCGGCAAGGACTTCGCCGGCACCGTCGAGGCCCTCGGTGAGGGTGTGGACGGCTTCGCGGTCGGCGACACGGTCTTCGGCGTCGTCATGAAGCCCTTCCTGGGCACCGGCTCCCTCGCCCAGTACGTCGCCGTGTCCGCCGCCTACGGTGTCGCCCACGTCCCCGAGGGCCTGAGCGTGCAGGACGCCGGGGCGCTGGGCCTGGCCGGCACCGCCGCGCTGGACAGCGTGAACGCCGTGGGCCTGGGCAAGGACGAGACGGTCCTCGTCTCCGGTGCCACCGGCGGTGTCGGTGCGCTCGCCGTACAGATCGCCGCTGCCCGCGGCGCCCGCGTGATCGCCACCGCCCGCCCCGGCGCCGAGGCCGACTTCGTCACCGCCCTGACCGACGCCGAGGTGCAGGTGGTCGACTTCACCGGCGACCTCGACGCCCAGGTCCGCGCGATCGCCCCGAACGGACTCGACGCGGTCCTGCACCTGGCCGGTGACGGCGCCCTGCTCGCCGGCCTGCTCCGCCCGGGCGGGCGGATCGCCTCCACCCTCGGCTTCGGCCCGGACGCCGTCGAGGGACAGGGCGTCACCGCCCACGCGGTCATGGCCGACGCCAACGTGCAGACCCTCACCGCACTCGCCGCCGACGCCGCCACGGGCGCGCTGCGCGTCCCGGTGACCGCCACCTTCCCGCTGGAGCAGGCCGCCGACGCGTTCGCCGCCTTCGGCTCCGGCGCGCTCGGCAAGCTCGCCGTCACCTGTTCCTGA
- a CDS encoding TetR/AcrR family transcriptional regulator: MTPPAVPAETPGQQPEPGLRADAERNRDRILAAARRLYATDGLGVSMAAVAREADVGKATLSRRFATREDLINAVFADRMDAYAAAVTDALADPDPWHGFACYIEAICAMQAADRGFADVLTMTFPAAKALEERRAASYHGVVELITRAQRTGHLREDFTHQDVVIVLMANAGVIAATGDVAPNSWRRLVGHMLRAFASPGTEAPTLPDAPAPTALYRAMIRLARLQAGTP, from the coding sequence ATGACACCGCCCGCGGTTCCCGCCGAAACCCCAGGCCAGCAGCCCGAGCCGGGACTGCGCGCCGATGCCGAACGCAACCGTGACCGCATTCTGGCCGCCGCCCGCCGCCTCTACGCCACCGACGGACTGGGCGTCTCCATGGCCGCTGTCGCCCGCGAGGCCGACGTGGGCAAGGCCACGCTCTCCCGCCGCTTCGCCACCCGTGAGGACCTCATCAACGCGGTCTTCGCCGACCGCATGGACGCCTACGCCGCCGCCGTCACCGACGCCCTCGCCGACCCCGACCCCTGGCACGGCTTCGCCTGCTACATCGAAGCCATCTGCGCCATGCAAGCCGCAGACCGCGGCTTCGCCGACGTCCTGACCATGACCTTTCCCGCCGCCAAAGCCCTCGAAGAACGCCGTGCCGCCTCCTACCACGGCGTCGTCGAACTCATCACCCGTGCCCAACGCACCGGGCACCTGCGCGAGGACTTCACCCACCAGGACGTCGTGATCGTGCTCATGGCCAACGCCGGCGTGATCGCCGCCACCGGCGACGTCGCCCCCAACAGCTGGCGCCGACTGGTCGGCCACATGCTCCGCGCCTTCGCCTCGCCCGGCACCGAAGCCCCGACCCTGCCGGACGCCCCGGCGCCCACCGCCCTGTACCGCGCGATGATCCGCCTCGCACGCCTCCAGGCAGGCACGCCCTGA
- a CDS encoding tetratricopeptide repeat protein has product MVTDQYGNPLHECTQEAAAHLDRAVGSLLHFSPEVEQAVDDALESAPTSPVAQSFAAYLGALGTEPGDALAARRRFDRYAAGVDVSSLPVRERLHVAAASAWLAGDLLRAGGLLEELSLVCPRDALALAVGHQLDFFTGDSVRLRDRIGGALSAWDAADPHRGLMLGMYAFGLEESGHYRLAEEAGLAAVEQNPRDVWAIHAVVHTYEMQGRVSEGIGYLDARRDDWARGNYLNVHNWWHYSLYALEAGDTGTALSIYDAALHNDSSAGLAMELLDAAALLWRIRLGGGESGPRCGALADAWASRADPPFYAFNDVHAVMSYVGAGRLGEAARLIADRRRWLAQEGPDTVTNRRMTADIGLPVCEALVAHGQGKHATVVELLWPLRRRLHEFGGSHAQRDALQKTLLDSALRSGRHELARVLISERIGLRPDSSYNWAARARLADALGDAALAAVARDHERDAAAAAAEACTASAPGR; this is encoded by the coding sequence ATGGTGACAGACCAGTACGGCAACCCGTTGCACGAGTGCACCCAGGAGGCGGCCGCACACCTGGACCGAGCCGTCGGGTCCCTGCTCCACTTCAGCCCCGAGGTGGAGCAAGCGGTCGACGACGCGCTCGAAAGCGCGCCGACCTCACCTGTCGCCCAGTCCTTCGCGGCCTATCTGGGGGCGTTGGGCACGGAGCCGGGCGACGCCCTCGCCGCGCGGCGGCGGTTCGACCGGTACGCGGCCGGCGTGGACGTCTCGTCCCTGCCCGTGCGGGAGCGCCTGCACGTTGCCGCAGCCAGTGCGTGGCTGGCCGGAGATCTGCTCCGCGCCGGCGGGCTGCTGGAGGAGTTGTCACTGGTGTGCCCGAGGGACGCGCTCGCCCTGGCCGTGGGGCACCAGCTGGACTTCTTCACCGGTGACTCGGTCCGCCTGCGTGATCGCATCGGCGGAGCCCTCTCTGCCTGGGACGCCGCCGATCCTCACCGTGGCCTGATGCTGGGCATGTACGCGTTCGGGTTGGAGGAGTCGGGCCACTACCGCCTGGCCGAGGAGGCGGGGCTCGCCGCGGTCGAGCAGAACCCTCGCGACGTCTGGGCGATCCATGCCGTGGTGCACACCTACGAGATGCAGGGACGGGTGTCGGAAGGCATCGGCTACCTCGATGCGCGCCGAGACGACTGGGCGCGGGGCAACTACCTCAACGTCCACAACTGGTGGCACTACTCCCTCTACGCCTTGGAGGCGGGAGACACCGGCACCGCCTTGAGCATCTACGACGCCGCCCTGCACAACGACTCGTCGGCCGGTCTGGCCATGGAACTGCTGGATGCCGCAGCGCTGTTGTGGCGGATCAGACTCGGGGGAGGGGAGTCCGGCCCCCGCTGCGGGGCGCTGGCCGACGCGTGGGCCTCGCGAGCCGATCCCCCCTTCTACGCGTTCAACGACGTGCACGCCGTCATGTCCTATGTGGGTGCCGGGCGGCTCGGGGAGGCGGCGCGGCTCATCGCCGACCGGCGGCGATGGCTTGCCCAGGAGGGTCCGGACACCGTCACCAACCGGCGGATGACCGCGGACATCGGTCTGCCCGTGTGCGAAGCGCTGGTGGCGCACGGGCAAGGGAAGCACGCCACCGTCGTGGAGCTCCTGTGGCCGCTGCGCCGCAGGCTGCACGAGTTCGGGGGTAGTCATGCGCAGCGCGACGCGCTCCAGAAGACCCTGCTCGACTCCGCGCTCCGCTCTGGACGGCACGAACTGGCCCGTGTGCTCATCAGCGAGCGGATCGGGCTTCGGCCCGACAGCTCGTACAACTGGGCGGCTCGGGCCCGCCTCGCCGATGCCCTGGGCGACGCCGCCCTCGCCGCCGTCGCTCGCGACCATGAGAGGGACGCGGCTGCGGCAGCGGCCGAAGCTTGCACGGCCTCCGCCCCTGGACGGTGA
- a CDS encoding S8 family peptidase produces the protein MATHKRSHGLRNAAIATGVAGAAAAALFASNIAGAAAPAEGTVHGLGAPGAVSGSFVVILDASANKADLAKKYGGTLVRSYGSEVNGFSASGLSVEEAKRLAADPAVGTVVQNKRFSINETQENPPSWGLDRIDQADAAGDQKYTYPDNGGEGVTAYVIDTGVRISHQDFGGRASHGFDAVDNDNTADDGNGHGTHVAGTIAGTSHGVAKKSKVVAVRVLDDNGSGTTEQVVAGIDWVTQNHSGPSVANMSLGGGADEALDAAVKRAIDSGVTFAVAAGNESSDAGQGSPSRVPEALTVASSTKDDEQSDFSNFGAVVDLYAPGSDITSAWNDSDTGTKTISGTSMAAPHVAGAAVLYLAANPSATPADTAAALTGAATADAIKNPSAGTANKLLKVAP, from the coding sequence ATGGCAACTCACAAGCGATCCCACGGTCTTCGTAACGCGGCCATAGCCACTGGTGTGGCAGGCGCTGCCGCTGCGGCGCTGTTCGCGAGCAACATCGCCGGAGCGGCCGCCCCGGCCGAAGGGACCGTGCACGGTCTCGGCGCCCCGGGCGCCGTCTCCGGCAGCTTCGTCGTCATCCTCGACGCATCCGCGAACAAGGCGGACCTCGCGAAGAAGTACGGCGGCACACTCGTGCGCTCCTACGGCTCCGAGGTCAACGGCTTCTCCGCGTCCGGCCTCAGCGTCGAGGAGGCCAAGCGCCTCGCCGCCGACCCCGCCGTCGGGACGGTCGTCCAGAACAAGCGGTTCAGCATCAACGAGACGCAGGAGAACCCCCCGTCCTGGGGCCTGGACCGGATCGACCAGGCCGACGCGGCGGGCGACCAGAAGTACACCTACCCCGACAACGGCGGCGAGGGCGTGACCGCCTACGTCATCGACACCGGCGTACGGATCTCGCACCAGGACTTCGGCGGCCGGGCCAGCCACGGCTTCGACGCCGTGGACAACGACAACACCGCCGACGACGGCAACGGTCACGGCACCCACGTCGCGGGCACCATCGCCGGCACCTCCCACGGCGTCGCCAAGAAGTCCAAGGTCGTCGCCGTTCGCGTCCTGGACGACAACGGCTCCGGCACCACCGAACAGGTCGTGGCGGGCATCGACTGGGTGACCCAGAACCACTCCGGGCCCTCGGTCGCGAACATGAGCCTCGGCGGCGGCGCCGACGAGGCGCTGGACGCGGCGGTCAAGCGGGCCATCGACTCCGGCGTGACCTTCGCGGTCGCGGCCGGCAACGAGTCCTCCGACGCCGGGCAGGGCTCGCCGTCCCGGGTGCCGGAGGCGCTCACCGTGGCGTCCAGCACCAAGGACGACGAGCAGTCGGACTTCTCGAACTTCGGCGCGGTGGTCGACCTGTACGCGCCCGGCTCGGACATCACCTCCGCCTGGAACGACAGCGACACCGGCACCAAGACGATCTCCGGCACCTCCATGGCCGCCCCGCACGTGGCGGGCGCCGCCGTCCTGTACCTGGCGGCCAACCCGTCCGCGACGCCCGCCGACACCGCCGCCGCGCTGACCGGGGCGGCCACTGCGGACGCCATCAAGAACCCCTCCGCCGGCACCGCGAACAAGCTGCTGAAGGTCGCCCCGTAG
- a CDS encoding extracellular solute-binding protein translates to MTISVAAFGLLGSLVTACGSSGSEPTTLRLVAPEYGAGPATTSKAYWDKLATTFTAAHPGIKVEVTLYPWADIDREVTRMVEENNAPDVALMGAYSDFAAQGRLYAASEVMSVRTEANFLRPLAEAGSVDGDLYGLPFVASSRLLFYNEELFDEAGAKPPKTWSDLKDAAKALKEEGVLYPYALPLGPEEAHAETLIWELSNGGGYTDPNGGYSIASERNTQTFRWIKANLVVPALTGPVPPAELNRQDAFDAFLRGDVGMVNGYPSLLHEARAKGMKVGTLRMPVSDTLNDRETTPTAGVADWMMAFKHDGNREPVGSFLNFVYQDKNISEFAGRYHLLPSTVSATQASQYAAADPSAEQFLTALGTAQLYPVNDPSWLEISNTIKRNIGKAVEPSADPKAVLEHIAQQARDVAQQR, encoded by the coding sequence ATGACCATCTCCGTGGCCGCGTTCGGACTACTGGGCTCCCTCGTCACCGCGTGCGGCTCGTCCGGTAGCGAACCCACGACGTTGCGCCTGGTGGCACCCGAGTACGGCGCCGGCCCCGCGACCACCTCCAAGGCGTACTGGGACAAGCTGGCCACCACCTTCACCGCCGCCCACCCCGGCATCAAGGTCGAGGTGACGCTCTACCCGTGGGCCGACATCGACCGCGAGGTCACCCGCATGGTCGAGGAGAACAACGCCCCGGACGTGGCTCTGATGGGTGCGTACTCCGACTTCGCCGCGCAGGGCCGGCTCTACGCCGCCAGCGAGGTGATGTCGGTCAGAACGGAGGCGAACTTCCTGCGGCCCCTCGCGGAGGCCGGCTCGGTCGACGGCGACCTCTACGGCTTGCCCTTCGTGGCGAGCAGCCGGCTGCTCTTCTACAACGAAGAGCTGTTCGACGAGGCAGGCGCGAAGCCGCCGAAGACCTGGTCGGACCTGAAGGACGCGGCCAAGGCGCTGAAGGAGGAGGGCGTGCTCTACCCGTACGCCCTACCGCTCGGCCCCGAGGAGGCGCACGCCGAAACCCTGATCTGGGAACTGAGCAACGGCGGCGGGTACACCGATCCCAACGGCGGGTACAGCATCGCGTCCGAGCGGAACACGCAGACATTCCGCTGGATCAAGGCCAACCTGGTCGTGCCGGCCCTTACCGGCCCGGTCCCGCCGGCCGAGCTCAACCGGCAGGACGCCTTCGACGCCTTCCTGCGCGGCGACGTCGGTATGGTCAACGGCTATCCCTCGCTCCTTCACGAGGCGAGGGCGAAGGGCATGAAGGTCGGCACGCTGCGCATGCCGGTGTCGGACACACTGAACGACAGGGAGACCACACCGACGGCGGGCGTCGCCGACTGGATGATGGCTTTCAAGCACGACGGCAATCGCGAACCGGTGGGCTCGTTCCTGAACTTTGTCTACCAGGACAAGAACATCAGCGAGTTCGCCGGGCGCTACCACCTGCTGCCGTCGACGGTGTCCGCCACCCAGGCGTCCCAGTACGCGGCGGCGGACCCCAGCGCCGAGCAGTTCCTCACCGCACTGGGCACTGCCCAGCTCTACCCGGTCAACGATCCGTCCTGGCTGGAGATCAGCAACACCATCAAGCGGAACATCGGCAAGGCCGTCGAGCCCTCCGCCGACCCGAAGGCCGTCCTGGAGCACATCGCCCAGCAGGCCCGGGACGTGGCGCAGCAAAGGTAG
- a CDS encoding SDR family oxidoreductase — MNLTDRRVVITGAGRDFGRALAHHFAGLGAELLLAARSLEAAERTCGEIRDRGHDRVHAFACDLADPASIREFAAAVGRRTDRVDVLVNNGARWLEGPDLLSVSDEDVADTLASGSTGTILVTKNLLPLLLASDHPDVVTMVSVCGVPGAQHPVAHEAYYAAKHGQRGFTEALSRRLRPQGVRVISLFPPDFDSSRDPLSPEWDTTPRGAQDPLAAQSLIDCITFAIQQPRDCYISAFHFESLNPSATAGGTAQL, encoded by the coding sequence ATGAACCTCACCGACCGCCGCGTGGTCATCACCGGGGCGGGCCGTGACTTCGGCCGCGCGCTCGCCCACCACTTCGCCGGCCTCGGCGCCGAACTCCTCCTCGCCGCACGCAGCCTGGAAGCGGCCGAACGCACTTGTGGCGAGATTCGCGACCGCGGCCACGACCGCGTGCACGCCTTCGCCTGCGACCTCGCCGACCCCGCCTCGATCCGCGAGTTCGCCGCGGCGGTCGGACGCCGCACCGACCGCGTCGACGTCCTCGTGAACAACGGTGCCCGATGGCTGGAAGGCCCTGACCTCCTCTCGGTCTCCGACGAGGACGTGGCCGACACGCTCGCCTCGGGCAGCACCGGCACCATCCTCGTGACGAAGAACCTCCTGCCGCTGCTTCTCGCCTCCGACCACCCCGACGTGGTCACGATGGTCTCCGTCTGCGGCGTTCCCGGCGCCCAGCACCCCGTGGCACACGAGGCCTACTACGCGGCCAAGCACGGCCAGCGGGGCTTCACCGAAGCGCTCTCGCGCCGTCTGCGCCCCCAGGGCGTCCGGGTCATCTCCCTGTTCCCGCCGGACTTCGACAGCAGCCGTGACCCACTGTCCCCGGAATGGGACACCACCCCGCGCGGAGCCCAGGACCCGCTCGCGGCACAGTCGTTGATCGACTGCATCACCTTCGCGATCCAGCAGCCGCGCGACTGCTACATCAGCGCCTTCCACTTCGAGTCCCTGAACCCCTCCGCCACGGCCGGCGGCACCGCGCAGCTCTGA
- a CDS encoding class I SAM-dependent methyltransferase, with translation MTAVADHYDQLLAANYTWMLGGDLETVTEAQAGLLRELGVAPRPGGKAAAVDLGSGPGPQTLALTRLGFTSVTAVDTSATLLGELVDHATRVGAAEAVHAVRSDIRGSLPSLTTPGSVSAIVCMGDTLPHLPSRKDVRTLIADAAEALDEGGSFVVSFRDLTGELLGTERFIPVRGTDDRILTCFLDYVDEDTVLVHDLLHTRRDGAWHLTTGSYPKLRLAPTWVADQCRAAGLVIRHDETGPRGMHVLHAVKP, from the coding sequence ATGACCGCTGTCGCCGACCACTACGATCAGCTCCTCGCCGCGAACTACACCTGGATGCTCGGCGGTGACTTGGAGACGGTGACCGAAGCGCAGGCCGGACTCCTCCGTGAGCTGGGAGTGGCCCCCCGTCCGGGCGGGAAAGCCGCCGCCGTCGACCTCGGCAGCGGCCCGGGCCCGCAGACCCTGGCGCTGACCCGCCTGGGCTTCACTTCGGTGACCGCGGTCGACACCAGCGCCACGCTCCTGGGCGAACTCGTCGATCACGCCACGCGCGTCGGCGCCGCGGAGGCCGTCCACGCCGTACGGTCGGACATTCGCGGCTCTCTGCCCAGCCTCACCACGCCGGGCTCGGTCTCGGCCATCGTCTGCATGGGGGACACGCTCCCGCACCTGCCCTCCCGCAAGGACGTACGGACGCTGATCGCGGACGCCGCCGAAGCACTGGACGAGGGCGGGAGCTTCGTGGTCAGCTTTCGCGACCTGACAGGGGAGCTTCTCGGCACGGAACGCTTCATCCCGGTGCGCGGCACCGACGACCGGATCCTGACCTGCTTCCTCGACTACGTGGACGAGGACACGGTCCTGGTCCACGACCTCTTGCACACCCGCCGCGACGGGGCTTGGCACCTGACGACCGGAAGCTACCCCAAACTGCGGCTCGCCCCCACGTGGGTGGCTGACCAGTGCCGCGCAGCGGGCCTCGTCATCCGTCACGACGAGACGGGGCCCCGCGGCATGCACGTCCTTCACGCCGTCAAACCCTGA
- a CDS encoding ArsR/SmtB family transcription factor encodes MREVSQPATEAIRMVVVLRALADPVRLEIVQRLAVTGEESCNAIGGDLDVHQTTLSRHYRVPREAGVTWTTIKGRSRMVRLRRDDLDAPFPGLLDSVLNGARHTLAVTGT; translated from the coding sequence ATGCGCGAGGTGTCCCAGCCGGCGACCGAGGCGATCCGGATGGTGGTGGTACTGCGTGCGCTGGCCGATCCGGTGCGACTGGAGATCGTCCAGCGGCTCGCCGTGACCGGCGAGGAGAGCTGCAACGCCATCGGCGGCGACCTGGACGTTCACCAGACGACGCTCTCCCGCCACTACCGGGTGCCGCGCGAGGCGGGCGTCACCTGGACCACCATCAAGGGCCGGTCCCGGATGGTGCGGCTGCGCCGCGACGACCTGGACGCACCGTTTCCCGGCCTGCTCGACTCCGTACTGAACGGAGCTCGCCACACGCTCGCAGTCACAGGAACCTGA
- a CDS encoding MFS transporter, with protein MATFAVGTDGYVIAGLLPAIAADLGVSTPAAGQLVTVFALTLALSAPVMGALTSSLDRRSALLIALAVFVIGNAVTALGTTYEVVMAARVVTAVGAGIITAAASSTAAAIAPPERRGRALAFVLGGLTSATALGLPLGTLIGRADWHVTLWAVAGIGLLAAIGIAVGLPRVTLPAASLPDRLRPLRQGHVLALLAVTSLAFLGTYTLYTYIVPALWDATGGNESLLTLVLLAWGVGTLAGNVTAGRLVDRHDSARVLTGALALATLALALSPLATRALAPTLIWAAVWGVTIGVIVVPQQHRLIALGPAAAPVLLGLNSSALYVGVALGGGLGGLAQEWFGLAPAELGLIAAGVTALTLLRHLRTTRHPAAPAPVVPAPASARPEESRA; from the coding sequence CTGGCGACGTTCGCCGTCGGCACCGACGGCTATGTCATCGCGGGCCTGCTCCCTGCCATCGCGGCCGACCTGGGGGTCTCCACCCCGGCCGCCGGCCAGCTGGTGACGGTCTTCGCCCTGACGCTGGCGCTGTCGGCGCCGGTCATGGGGGCCCTCACCAGCAGCCTGGACCGGCGGTCGGCGTTGCTGATCGCGTTGGCCGTCTTCGTGATCGGCAACGCCGTCACCGCGCTGGGGACCACATACGAGGTGGTGATGGCCGCCCGCGTCGTCACCGCCGTGGGAGCGGGCATCATCACCGCCGCCGCCTCCAGCACCGCGGCGGCCATCGCACCGCCGGAACGCCGAGGCCGGGCACTGGCCTTCGTGCTGGGCGGCCTCACGTCGGCGACCGCGCTCGGACTACCGCTCGGCACACTGATCGGCCGTGCCGACTGGCACGTCACCCTCTGGGCCGTCGCCGGAATCGGCCTGCTGGCAGCCATCGGGATCGCCGTCGGCTTGCCCAGGGTGACGCTTCCCGCCGCCTCGCTGCCCGACCGTCTGCGCCCCCTCAGGCAAGGCCACGTACTGGCCCTGCTGGCGGTCACCTCACTGGCCTTCCTCGGCACCTACACTCTCTACACCTACATCGTCCCGGCCCTGTGGGACGCCACCGGCGGCAACGAGTCGCTGCTGACCCTTGTCCTGCTGGCCTGGGGTGTCGGCACCCTGGCCGGGAACGTCACCGCCGGACGCCTGGTCGACCGCCACGATTCCGCCCGCGTCCTCACCGGCGCCCTCGCCCTCGCGACGCTCGCCCTGGCGCTGAGCCCACTGGCGACCCGCGCCCTCGCGCCCACTCTGATCTGGGCGGCGGTCTGGGGTGTGACCATCGGCGTCATCGTCGTCCCGCAGCAGCACCGGCTCATCGCCCTCGGCCCCGCCGCCGCACCCGTCTTGCTCGGTCTCAACTCCTCCGCGCTCTACGTCGGGGTCGCCCTCGGCGGCGGACTGGGCGGGCTGGCGCAGGAATGGTTCGGGCTCGCCCCGGCCGAACTGGGGCTGATCGCCGCCGGCGTCACCGCCCTGACCCTCCTGCGGCACCTGCGAACCACACGTCACCCCGCGGCACCCGCACCCGTGGTTCCGGCGCCGGCCTCGGCCCGCCCGGAGGAGTCCAGGGCGTGA
- a CDS encoding DedA family protein, with protein sequence MDKIALTAGALYVIILLRAGGTFAVGWLAGAGARRSRYAERISSAKFQRAEQAIQRWGAPVVAVSFLTVGFQTAANFLAGSMRMPLPRYLPALFVGGAAWALIYATAGLGMLEVLGRLFAEQTALGVSAVAALVLGVCGVVVYRRRRAVPSSGDTVTDES encoded by the coding sequence GTGGATAAGATCGCGCTCACGGCCGGAGCCCTGTACGTCATCATCCTGCTTCGCGCCGGAGGGACGTTCGCCGTCGGGTGGCTCGCCGGCGCCGGTGCCCGGCGCAGCAGGTACGCCGAGCGGATCTCGTCGGCGAAGTTCCAGCGCGCCGAGCAGGCGATTCAGCGGTGGGGCGCGCCGGTGGTGGCCGTCTCCTTCCTGACCGTCGGTTTCCAGACCGCCGCCAACTTCCTCGCGGGCAGCATGCGCATGCCGTTGCCGCGCTACCTCCCCGCCCTGTTCGTGGGCGGAGCGGCCTGGGCACTGATCTACGCGACCGCGGGCCTCGGCATGCTCGAAGTACTGGGAAGGCTCTTCGCCGAGCAGACGGCCCTTGGGGTGTCCGCGGTGGCCGCCCTCGTCCTCGGGGTGTGCGGGGTGGTGGTGTACCGCAGGAGGAGGGCGGTCCCGTCCTCCGGCGACACCGTGACCGACGAGTCGTGA
- a CDS encoding NmrA/HSCARG family protein, whose product MTEKKIITVIGATGRQGGGLVRAILADQKEEFAVRAVTRHPDGEPAQELKRLGVTDIVRADMDDPPSLAPAFAHAYGAFFVTNFWEHMSAEREKVQALALARAASHAGVQHAIWSTLEDTRACVPLDDDRMPTLQEHYKVPHFDGKAEADRYFIDEGVPTTFLRTTFYWENLLSDFAPQRGEDGALQLIYPMGDHRLSGIAVADIGRTALAVFRRGTDFIAATLSIAGEHLKVADMAAAIEESLGDRVRYRPLTPDEFRAQGFPGADEAGNMFQYYADCEDHFVTARDIDAVRELNPALQSFTTWLAEHQDRLRTAWP is encoded by the coding sequence ATGACCGAGAAGAAGATCATCACGGTGATCGGGGCGACCGGCAGGCAGGGCGGCGGTCTTGTGCGGGCCATCCTGGCCGATCAGAAGGAAGAGTTCGCGGTCCGGGCCGTCACCCGCCACCCCGACGGGGAGCCCGCCCAGGAACTGAAGCGCCTCGGGGTCACGGACATCGTCCGGGCCGACATGGACGATCCGCCCAGTCTCGCTCCTGCCTTCGCGCACGCGTACGGCGCTTTCTTCGTGACGAACTTCTGGGAGCACATGTCCGCCGAGCGGGAGAAGGTCCAGGCCCTGGCTCTCGCCCGGGCCGCTTCCCACGCCGGCGTCCAGCACGCGATCTGGTCCACGCTGGAGGACACGCGCGCGTGCGTCCCGCTGGACGACGACCGGATGCCCACGCTGCAGGAGCACTACAAGGTGCCGCACTTCGACGGCAAGGCGGAGGCCGACCGGTATTTCATCGACGAAGGCGTACCGACGACCTTCCTGCGCACCACCTTCTACTGGGAGAACCTGCTCAGCGACTTCGCTCCGCAGCGCGGCGAGGACGGGGCACTCCAGCTGATCTACCCGATGGGTGACCACCGGTTGTCGGGCATCGCCGTCGCGGACATCGGCAGGACCGCGCTGGCCGTCTTCCGCCGCGGCACCGACTTCATCGCCGCCACGCTGAGCATCGCCGGAGAACACCTCAAGGTCGCCGACATGGCAGCCGCGATCGAGGAGAGCCTCGGGGACCGGGTCCGGTACAGGCCGCTGACACCGGACGAGTTCCGCGCCCAGGGATTTCCCGGCGCCGACGAGGCGGGGAACATGTTCCAGTACTACGCCGACTGCGAGGACCACTTCGTCACGGCCCGTGACATCGACGCCGTACGCGAACTCAACCCGGCCCTCCAGTCCTTCACCACCTGGCTCGCCGAGCACCAGGACCGGCTGCGCACCGCCTGGCCATGA